Part of the Candidatus Binataceae bacterium genome is shown below.
TGACTCGACTGATGGGGCTGACGGAGCCGGCGGCAGTGAATTTTGCGTGTCGATTGTGAGGAAATGGAGGGAGGGAAGTTTCGGAGCCCGCTGAAGTATGTTAATTTCCTGTCAATTCTGTCTTTTCTGAGGTTTTGCCCCTAAGGTGCAACTCAAGACTGCCGCGCGATTGACCCTTCTGCCTCCCTACTTGTTCGCCGAGCTCGACCGGCTCAAAAAGGAGGTGCAGGCAAAGGGTGTTGACGTCATTAGCCTTGGTATAGGGGATCCTGACCTCTCTACACCCCCACATATTGTGGATAGTCTCAAGCGGGCCGCCATCGAGCCCAAGAACCATCGGTATCCCGACTACGAAGGTCTCGAAACTTTCAGGCGAACCGCCGCCGAGTGGTACGCGAGACGCTTTGGTCCTGAGTTCGACCCCGCTCGGGAGGTCTGCGCCCTCATCGGCTCCAAGGAAGGTATTGCCAATTTTTCGACTGCTGTCGTCGATCCGGGGGATATCGTGCTGATTCCGGACCCCGGTTACCCGGTCTATTACTCAGGCTGCGTCTTCAATGGCGGTGAACCGTACTTCCTGGTGCTCAAAAAGGAGAGCGGTTTCCTTCCCAACCTAGAGGCCATCCCCGAAGAAGTCGCCCGCCGCGCAAAGCTGCTCTGGCTCAACTATCCCAACAATCCTACCGGAGCGACGGTCGATCGCTCGTTTTTTGAAAAGGCGGTGAAGTTCTGCCTGCGCAACGACGTAATTCTCGCTCACGACAACGCGTATTCCGAGATCGCGTACGACGGTTATCGCGCGCCGAGCGTGTTTGAAGTCGAGGGCGCACGGGAATGCGCCGTTGAATTCCATTCGCTGTCCAAAACCTTCTCCATGACCGGTTGGCGCGTAGGATTCGTGGTGGGCAACGCCCAGTTGGTTGGCGCGCTTGGTAAGGTGAAGACCAATTTCGATTCCGGAGTATTCCAGGCCGTGCAGGAGGCCGCCATCACCGGGCTTGCAGGAGGCGATGGCGACAAGCTGGCCGAATATTGCGCCATCTATAAAGAGCGGCGCGACCTGCTGGTCGGCGCGCTGAGCGCTATCGGCCTGGTCTGTGCGACGCCGCGCGCGACCTTCTATATCTGGGCTGAAGTACCTAAAGGCTACAGTTCGGTGTCGTTTACCGAGCGCGTGCTGAAGGAGGCGGGAGTTGTCATCACTCCCGGCTCCGGATTCGGCAAGGGTGGTGAGGGGTTCGTTCGCTTTTCACTAACGGTGCCAAGCGAGCGGCTAAGCGAGGCAGTTGCACGAATTAAGGCGCTTCGGCTGTAACGGCAGGGATGCCCAATAGGGCTTTCATTGGAATAGGCAGTAATCTAGGCGATCGGGCCGCCAATTATCGCGAGGCGATTCAACGTATCGCTCAGATACCTCAGACGCGGGTGGTGCGTCAGTCGTCGATCTATGAGACCGAACCGGTCGGCGATCTCAAAGGTGCATTCCTCAATGGCGTCATCGAGGTTGAAACCGAAATCAACGCCGACCTCTTGATGCGGCGGCTGCTCGGCATCGAGCGCGTGATGGGCCGCAAGCGAGTGCGCGGCCGCAAGCCGGCGCGCGGCAAGTACCGCCCGCGCATCATCGACCTCGACTTGCTGTTCTTCAACAAGGAAACCATCGACACCCGCGCTGTTACCATTCCGCATCCGCGACTTCAGGAGCGCCTGTTCGTGTTGGCGCCGATGAGCGAGCTGGCGCCTACGCTCATTCACCCCAAACTCAACAAATCGATTTCGGAAATGATGGCGGCGCTGAAGTCGCCGTTCCGCGTAACACTTGCACGCGCCGACCTCCTGCGTCCGGCGCTTAAACGGGAGGCTGCCAGCCGATGACTTCGCGCCGCTGCAGGCCCTGGCGGCGGCCAAATGCGGCGCGACTTGTCACCGTTCGTCGGACGCCTGGATGACATCTGAGGATGGCTTTCAGATAGTCGAGCAGATGGTGCAGATTCTTCCCAACGACGACTGCCCAGCCCAGGTTTTGGTCGCCTCGGTGCGCAAATTTGACCCACTTAGTGCGCGCCGCCGAATTGGCGCCCACGTGGCGAGGGTGCCGTTCAGCCTCCTGAGACAGATCCTTCACCATCCGCTCACCGACAAGGGTCTCGACGCGTTCCTGGCCGACAGGCGCAAGACCAGTCACAAAGATCTAGTTGCGACATTGTCAGAGACAGTTTCCCGTAGGCGGAGAGGTACCGAGCAAAAAGCGAGGAACAGCGAGCCGCGCCCCTGATGAGAGTCCTTGAGTTGTCGCTACCATTCGGACCTGCGAGCAATCTGCGGCTGTCTCGCCGCACGAGCCCTCCTCTCGCGAACGAGGGAAGTTCCTAAAGATGGGAGCGATGAAGCTGCGCATTGGATTTCTCGCGTCTCACGTGGGCAGCAACCTGCAGTCGATCATTGATGCATGCCGCGCCGGCAGGCTCGTGGCCGACCTGTGCGTGGTTATCTGCAACAACTCCCAGGCGCACGCGCTCGAGCGTGCGCGCGGCGCTGGAGTTGCGACCCGTCATCTGAGTTCGCATACCCACCCTTCCAAAGAAGCCCTCGACGGCGCAATTCTCGAAACCATGCGCGCGCATGAGGTCAACCTGATCGTGCTGGCCGGCTACATGCGCAAGCTTGGCCCGCGCACGCTCGCGCATTACCGGGGCCGCGTGCTCAATATCCATCCCGCCCTGCTGCCGAAGTTCGGAGGCCCCGGCATGTACGGCGCGCGAGTTCATGAGGCGGTACTCGCAGCGCAGGAAAAAGAATCGGGCGCGACGATTCATCTGGTGACCGAAGAATACGATCAGGGTCCGATCATCGCGCAGAGCCGGGTCGCGGTCCTCCCCAGCGACACCGTCGAGTCGCTCGCCGCGCGCGTGCTCGAAGTGGAACATGCGCTGTTTCCGGAGACCTTGGCGAGAATCGCTCGCGGCGAGATTGAACTTGTAGGCTGAATGGGCACCCGGCTCTGAGCCACCAAGGCGCCAGTTTATGGGAACGATAGGCCCCCTCTTCGGGTCGGAGTCTTGGCTGCCCCGCACACCGACGAAATGAAATCGTGATTCGGTCAGTTGTTGGTCGCCTGTTCCGCGATCAGTCGGTCGAGTTCCACGCGTAGACGCGGAAGCACCTCGGCATAGCTGAAGAAACCCACCTTCCGATCTTTCTTTTTCAGATTGACCGTGGTCGGACCGCACCACAGGCCGAGGTCGGCGTCGTCGGTCTCCCCAGGGCCGTTCACCCGGCAGCCCATCACCGCGATGGTAATCTTGTATTTCGCCGCGTATTCGGTCAGCTCCTTTACCTGTTGTGCAAGCTCCACGAATTTCTCGTTCTCAACCCGCGAGCACGAGGGACAGGAGATGATGTTGAGCCCTTTGCCGAAGTCCGGCACCGAAATGAACTTGCCGGCGTACACGTCGTCGATGATCTTGTGGCCGACGATCACTTCCTCGTGCTTGCGCTCGTTGGGCAGCGTCAATGACACGCGAATGGTCTCGCCGATTCCTTGTGCCAGCAGCTTTTCGAAGGCGAGGCGGGTCTTGATTATTCCGTCGGGCGGGAGTCCGGCTTCGGTCACGCCGAGGTGAATCGGGACATCCGGGCGACGCTCCGCGAAGCGGTGATTGGCTTCCACCACTTTTTGCGGATCGGAATCCTTGAGCGAAACCACGAATCTCGTGAACCCGAGCTGGTCCATCACCTCGCAGTGGTAGGCGGCCGATTCTACGATCGCGTTCAATTGATCGCCGGGATATTTCTGGAGGAACGCGGGCGCGAGTGAACCGCAATTTACCCCGATGCGGATCGCCAGATCGTGATCGCGCGCCACCTCGACCAACCACCGAACCTTCTGCTCGACGGTTTTTTTCTTCTCGATGTGGTGCAGATGGCCCGGGTTATAGCGAATCTTGTCGACATGGGGGGCGACCCGGTCCGCGATTCGATAGTTTTCCTGCAGATCGACCGAAAGCGTGATGCCTCTGGTCTGGGCCCGGATTTCCTTGAGCGCCGGAATCTCCTTGTCACTGTCCAACGCAATGCGGACGATGCCCGCGCCGGCATCGGCGAGCTGGTGCGCTTGCGCGACGGTCTGCTCGACATCGATGGTCCGGGTCGCGCACATTGATTGCACGACCACCGGTGCATCACCGCCGACGGTTACCCCGCCGATCCTGACCGCGCGGGTCCTGCGACCCGCTGTTGCTGACTCCATCCTGCCTATGCTGCCCGACGCGCCAAGCGCGTTCTAGTACCGCGCGATCCTAGTGCTTGTGCTCCTCCGTTACCGCCATCGCAATCGCACCGTGGCTGAAGGCCGCGCCCGCGCGCATCGCAGCCGCCACCCACACCGCCTCGGCGATCTCTTCGTCCGTGCATCCTTTTTCCTTGGCGCGGGAGACGTGCGCCTCGATACACCAGGGGCACTGCGTGACATGCGCGGCGGTGATAGCCATCAATTCTTTGGTCTTGCTGGGAATTGCACCGTCCTTGAACACCACCTGGTCGAAATCGAGAAAACCCTTGAATGCGTCGGGCGCCATCTGGCGCAGCTTGCGGAGATTCTTGGAGGTTTCCTTGCCGTAGAAATCAGCCATCGTTGCGCTCCCTGGGCGTCCAGACCGCCCTCTTCCCGTGGGTAAGCTTTGCCTCAACCGCATGCGGCAGGAAGGCCGCCGCGCAGTGCAGATGATACCAGATGTGTTGGCATCAGGCCTACGTGCCACGCAGTCGCCGTTGCGACGGGTAGTGGTGTGCCACGGCGTGCAATTCGTTTGCAAAGTTTCACCAGCCGCACTAAATTTCGGGTCGATAGGATTAGTGATATTGACCTCTGGAATTAGGAGGACTGCTGGTAATAGCGGATGAAGCCGCGAGCGGTTTCCAACAATTTGCGGCCAGGACTCTCACGAATGTTTCAGCCAGGCTCGACCGCAAGCGTCAGCGACTCCCGCCCCTTTCCTGACGTAATTCTGCGCAGCCAGTTATTCGAGCTGGTTGGAACACATTCGCTCTCGAGCGAGCAACGCTTGATGCTCGCGGTGCTGGCCGATGCGATCAACATAGTGCAGGACTTTCACCATGCCGGCAGCCTGCGCAAACGCCCGGCCTTCGATGAGGCGTGGGCGTGGATCTTCAGCAGGCGTACCGCCTGTCCGTTGTCGTTCGAGAATGTCTGTGACGCACTCGGGATCGATAGCGATGCACTTCGCTGGCGCCTGCAGGCACTGGTTTCCGGGACTGAACCGGGCACGCGCATCGCTCCGCTCCGGCTGCGACTGAAGGAAGCAAGCCGCGTGCAGAGGCTCACCGTCAATCGTGTTCGCCGCCGCCATAAGCGCCACTTCCCCCACGCCCGCCACGCCCGCTAGGGACTCGGAAAATCTGCGCTGCTTTCCGTTGGTACTCTCAATGCGCTGACGCGGTCGTCGGGGCGTCGGCCGAATCTTCGTGATGAGGTAGCGGCCCAACTTCCCGAGCGCAGCGCGCGCCTTCCCCCTTCGCGAGAAAACTCCAGAACCGATGCACTTCTCCACCGGAGAATTTATAACTAGGTTGGGTCGCGAGGAGACCCTGCCGATGGAAGGTCCACTGTCCGGTTTCAGAGTCGTAGAACTTGCGATGTGGGTTGCCGGCCCCGCAACCGCAGCCGTGCTGGGTGACTGGGGCGCGGACGTGGTCAAACTCGAAGACCCAAACGGCGGCGATCCGATCCGGGGCATGATAACCCGCACGACCTCCAATCCCGATCTGCACGTGCGCCCTCCGTACGAACTCGACAATCGCAACAAACGGTCGGTCGCGGTTGATGTGCGAAAATCCGAAGGGCATGACCTCGCGCTGCGCATCATCGATCGCGCCGACGTCTTCGTCACCAGCCTGCGGCTCGATGCGCTCGAGCGCATGAGACTCGACTTCGCGACCCTGTCGGCGCGAAATCCGCGCCTGATTTACGCATCGCTTAACGGCTATGGGCACCGCGGCCCGGACCGGCTTCGGCCTGCCTACGACTACGCGGCCGCATGGGCGCGATCGGGATTGATGGCCACCATCCAGGAGCCGGGATTCCCGCCTCCTGCGCAGCGTCCTGCTATGATCGATCATGCGGCCGGGCTCGGTCTGGCCGGGGCAATCTCGGCCGCGCTGCTTGCTCGCGAACGCAGCGGTCGGGGATGCGACGTGACGGTCTCGCTGTTCTCGATGGGTCTGTGGATGAACGCGACCGATCTCACGATCGGTCTGATGACCGGGCGCGCCCCGGAATCCGAAGGCCGCACTCAACGCATCAACCCGCTGTGGAGCTCGTATCGATGCAAAGACAGCAAGTGGGTCTACTTCGTCATGGTCCAGGCCGATCGATTCTGGAAGCCGTTTTGCGAAGCGCTTGGACACCGCGAATGGATTGACGATCCGCGTTTCGCCCACGCCGGGGTGCGCGCGAAGAATTGCGCTGCGATGACCGCACTGATTGACGAAGTAGTAGCAACCCGGGCGCGCGACGAGTGGGCGCCCTCCTTCGATCGTCACGAACTCATCTGGGCGCCGGTGCATACCGCCGCCGAAGTGCTGAACGACCCGCAGGCCCACGCGATCGGTGCATTCGCCGCGTTGGACCATCCGCCTGTCCCAGGGACTCGGGTGGT
Proteins encoded:
- a CDS encoding carboxymuconolactone decarboxylase family protein — its product is MADFYGKETSKNLRKLRQMAPDAFKGFLDFDQVVFKDGAIPSKTKELMAITAAHVTQCPWCIEAHVSRAKEKGCTDEEIAEAVWVAAAMRAGAAFSHGAIAMAVTEEHKH
- a CDS encoding LL-diaminopimelate aminotransferase, with amino-acid sequence MQLKTAARLTLLPPYLFAELDRLKKEVQAKGVDVISLGIGDPDLSTPPHIVDSLKRAAIEPKNHRYPDYEGLETFRRTAAEWYARRFGPEFDPAREVCALIGSKEGIANFSTAVVDPGDIVLIPDPGYPVYYSGCVFNGGEPYFLVLKKESGFLPNLEAIPEEVARRAKLLWLNYPNNPTGATVDRSFFEKAVKFCLRNDVILAHDNAYSEIAYDGYRAPSVFEVEGARECAVEFHSLSKTFSMTGWRVGFVVGNAQLVGALGKVKTNFDSGVFQAVQEAAITGLAGGDGDKLAEYCAIYKERRDLLVGALSAIGLVCATPRATFYIWAEVPKGYSSVSFTERVLKEAGVVITPGSGFGKGGEGFVRFSLTVPSERLSEAVARIKALRL
- the purN gene encoding phosphoribosylglycinamide formyltransferase, with the translated sequence MKLRIGFLASHVGSNLQSIIDACRAGRLVADLCVVICNNSQAHALERARGAGVATRHLSSHTHPSKEALDGAILETMRAHEVNLIVLAGYMRKLGPRTLAHYRGRVLNIHPALLPKFGGPGMYGARVHEAVLAAQEKESGATIHLVTEEYDQGPIIAQSRVAVLPSDTVESLAARVLEVEHALFPETLARIARGEIELVG
- the folK gene encoding 2-amino-4-hydroxy-6-hydroxymethyldihydropteridine diphosphokinase, producing MPNRAFIGIGSNLGDRAANYREAIQRIAQIPQTRVVRQSSIYETEPVGDLKGAFLNGVIEVETEINADLLMRRLLGIERVMGRKRVRGRKPARGKYRPRIIDLDLLFFNKETIDTRAVTIPHPRLQERLFVLAPMSELAPTLIHPKLNKSISEMMAALKSPFRVTLARADLLRPALKREAASR
- the ispG gene encoding (E)-4-hydroxy-3-methylbut-2-enyl-diphosphate synthase codes for the protein MESATAGRRTRAVRIGGVTVGGDAPVVVQSMCATRTIDVEQTVAQAHQLADAGAGIVRIALDSDKEIPALKEIRAQTRGITLSVDLQENYRIADRVAPHVDKIRYNPGHLHHIEKKKTVEQKVRWLVEVARDHDLAIRIGVNCGSLAPAFLQKYPGDQLNAIVESAAYHCEVMDQLGFTRFVVSLKDSDPQKVVEANHRFAERRPDVPIHLGVTEAGLPPDGIIKTRLAFEKLLAQGIGETIRVSLTLPNERKHEEVIVGHKIIDDVYAGKFISVPDFGKGLNIISCPSCSRVENEKFVELAQQVKELTEYAAKYKITIAVMGCRVNGPGETDDADLGLWCGPTTVNLKKKDRKVGFFSYAEVLPRLRVELDRLIAEQATNN
- a CDS encoding CoA transferase → MEGPLSGFRVVELAMWVAGPATAAVLGDWGADVVKLEDPNGGDPIRGMITRTTSNPDLHVRPPYELDNRNKRSVAVDVRKSEGHDLALRIIDRADVFVTSLRLDALERMRLDFATLSARNPRLIYASLNGYGHRGPDRLRPAYDYAAAWARSGLMATIQEPGFPPPAQRPAMIDHAAGLGLAGAISAALLARERSGRGCDVTVSLFSMGLWMNATDLTIGLMTGRAPESEGRTQRINPLWSSYRCKDSKWVYFVMVQADRFWKPFCEALGHREWIDDPRFAHAGVRAKNCAAMTALIDEVVATRARDEWAPSFDRHELIWAPVHTAAEVLNDPQAHAIGAFAALDHPPVPGTRVVNSPIEFGTFRPKPHRVAPELGQHTEEVALEVGLSWEEIGRLKEAHAIL